The sequence below is a genomic window from Coffea arabica cultivar ET-39 chromosome 8e, Coffea Arabica ET-39 HiFi, whole genome shotgun sequence.
CATTAAGACCAACAGTCCTTTGAAGAGAAAGGACACTGAAgcatccaatacaaaagataaaaggCAATATGCAAGTGCAACAACCCGTAGCACTCATTATGAATTTTACAAGACACCAAGGACCACAAACCAAAATTAAGAAATGAGCAAACAATTTCACAGTGGGATGTTGGATTCAAAATATCATGTAACCATCAAAGGAATAATTTGAAACGAACGAGTTGATGGACGACatgataaatgaaaataaagctCCAAAACAAACCATCAGGGCTCCCTTGTCCAATCAGCCGGGCTTTTCGACCAGTCTGCTCCAGAGCATCAGTCATGGTTTTCACAGGTGAAGTACCGAGTACCCTCACAACCTGGTTGGTCAAATCCACTTCCACATTCTTAACTCCTAAAAAACTCAATCAAAAAATGTAGAAGTCAATAACACCGCAGCAAAATACtgaatcaaaatgacatactaCAAAACTTTCAGGCACCCACCAGCTACCGTCTGCAATTTATTCTTCACTGCCTCAACACAGCCCTCACATGACATGTCCACCATATACTCTGTCTGTTACCATATTAATACCATAACTCTCAGTACCAAGACTCCATTTTTCCCACTAAAGACTGTCAGAAAGCATTTTCTATTACATCCATTTTCATCAATAGTAACAATCTTAGATCTTTCCCCTCCCCCCCTGCCCCCACCAGCAACGTATATATTTATGTTGATCAAATTGATACAAGACATGCAGTAAAAACAACCAAAGAATCAAACTTACAAGTAGCTCAGGCAAGAAAGCGCCATTCTGCGAATAAAAAACgcaaaaaattagcaaaaaagaaaaaaacgaAGCTCTCTAGGCCTTAGAATCTAAGAACACCAAAAGAGACGATAAGAATATTCTCTTTCATAGAAAAATTCCACGAAAATTGATGTGGGCACCTGAATAGAAGAAGAGGGTTTGTGATTGGATGAGGGGGGCTCCATCTTAGAAGCAGCAAGACTCTTGACTACCCCCAATCTGAATGGTCCAAGATTATCTTTCCAAGACAAGGGAATTGACCCAGAGTTTAAGGTTTTCGATAGGAATCCTGGGAACTGTGAGGAAGAATGTGAGGAGGAAGATGAAGGTAGAGAAGAGACGAAGGCAGCAGCAGAAGCTATGGCAGCTGTTTTTGGTGTCAGCATCGACCTCAGAAATGCCATCCTTAATATATATAGTTCGGCTTTTTGAGTTTTTCCTTTCCCCCTCCGGGCTATGGAGGGTATTGCCTTTGTCTGACCATTTGGGTTTTCTTTGATCCtcactttcaagtttcaacgTTGTTGTTTACGGACGATGCGGCCTTCGAAAGATAGAGAGTAGTCAAGGGTCATGACTCTAGATGCATCCACATCACGGTCACTACGGCCTTGTTTGGGAGATTAAGATAACAAGGAGAGCAACATATCTTATTATTAATATAACAAGAAAAAACTCTATTCTTTTTTAAGTAAATCGTACATAAATTGATAGTACATACACTATTACAGTTGAATATATGACATATGAGTAAATTTtggattttaattttaaatgcAGAAGAGTTATTATGCATCTAATGATGACAGTGCATACACTgtcaatatataaaaaattaattttttttttttttttatagaagttAACCTTATACATTCATACTGTATATACTGTTTATGAATATAAAATTAATCTACATAAAAATTCTTTTACGAGCAGATCTCTCAATCGCCATTTTACCAAAAAATTTATCCCAATTGACAGACACATGACGCAGAATCCAAGCAAATATTGACCAAATAAATGGGTTTAGCCCACAACAAGTGCCGAAATGGACCTAAAACGGAAACTAGCCCAATACTTTTGGGCTCAAAAGAAGCATTTTTGTGTTTCTTTGGTTGTAGAACATCTGATGTTCGTTGGATCCTTAAGCCATTCAtctgcaaacaaaatggaatgATGTACCAACGTGGGTATCCAGTACTTCAATATTGTTGACAGAGAATTGCAATTTTGATTTCAAATCTTTGGGTATCGAGTGTTTTAATCCTTAATGTTTGAATAAAAGCAAATGTAATTTTAAGTTAGTTTTTATATACATTTAGTTCTAATGGTTGATTTTTTACCAATCACTATTGGAATCTGGTCATGTGCCAACAACTAATTGtgcagaaaattagaaaaaaataatagaaagttGCTAGCCTTAATATTTAACAAAAGATACTAATGACTCATATACTGGTCATGCGAGTAATTAATCTTTaacttaatttttttgttaactATTTTTGTATTTCTGAGCTAAAGAGTAATTATTCATGTGATTAGTATGGGAGTAATTAGTCTTCTTTCACTACAAATTATGAccaacaatatttatattaagttttttaattcttttaaaaaaattaattgccgGTATGTAATAACATGTCACCAGATTCCTATAGCAATTGgtaaaaagagaggaaaagtgaCTGGTCAacagagagaaaaggaaaaagaagaatgtGAATATAGTCAacaacacaaaagaaaaaagcactgatttttttttttttaatttctctcaaaattatttataaatttttcgTGATTGGCTCCAGCATTTTATATTGGGTGGTTCAAAATATTCACTGttttattttacttacaaaTGAATTTATGAACATGATGATTAATGAATCCCAGTGGACTAAAAGCGTTTGACACATAATCGTGAACCATGTCATTTAGGTTCCGtttcataaaactgaatgtgaattctgaagtctgaattctgaaatctgaatactgaaacaattaatttgctgaattttaagcactgaaaagaaatatataaatgtctgaattttaatgttaaacctatttatactgtttgataaacatttataactgaatgcttaataaatTAAATTGGACAATTTTGCCGTTATatattttcatccaaaaaagaaatagaacctataatttaattattttaaaattgttaggtatgtaaatgataatatttatttttaaatcaaattaatataaaagatgaaatatattatatgaagagtatggagaagatgtgaaagtcattaaaaaaggagaaaagagaaatagaaaatccttagatagagaatatcaggttgtttaattagataagaattttgaacataattaacaaataagggtagatttggtagataagataaggtagttgaagtaattctattaattcttatcaaaattaagcattcagttaggattcttgtgctgaaaaaaatacatacgatttcagcactgcttaacaagttcagtagatagattttcatttgttaaacactcaaaacatctgaatgtctgaaaaagtTCATTTTCAGCATATTTTAATGTTATTAAACAGACCCATTGTGTTCTGGTTCAATTCAGACAAACGGAAAATAATTATAAAGAAGAAATCCTATAGAATCCTCCCAACTCCCAAGTATTGAGAAGACACCCAATTAATCCGATTGATAAGATATTGTATATACTTAAGTCATTAAAAATGTTCCATCaataaaataaccaaataaCAATGAATTTAGGTtctcatcaaaaaaaaaaatggtaaatgaaataagaaaaatttttggacaagttCCCTGCATAACAAATAGCCAAAATTCGTTATATCTGTTTTGTGCAAAAAAGAGAGGACTATTTGGTTAAAAGAACAACCGCGTAATTCTTGTGAAGTGCTTTTCTTCTAAATTATTCTGCTCAAAGATTAACTGTCGGATAGATCAGAATCAATTGCAGCCAAATAGGGTAGATCCCATTTCATACTAAGTGATGCGCGAGTGTTAAAAGTACTGATATAGTGGCTTATGAAATTGAAGTCAAATGCGAGAATTGTTGATCAGCTTTTGCTTTATATAGTAGATTATTCTTGCAGGTTTGGCGTGTTTATGAAAAGCCTGATCGACGATCATGACTACTTCAACGCGTCCTCTGACCCAAAGAAGACTTGGTCACAAAATCTTCTCAAAGAAGATGAATTAACGACGAATTTCCCACCAGTAGAAAGCTATGATTGGTGTTGCTATATAAATATGCCTCTGCTGCAACCTTGAGAATTATGCTCAGAAAACTGAATCTTCACTTCCCTTGAGTAAATACCTTCATTTTTCGGTGCAGAACACTGGCAGCTGCAAGCTGCAATTTggctttttgaaatttttagcCACTTCAGACATGGGATTGACGGAAATTCTCATTCTGATTTCTGTACTCAGTTTTCATTCTTTGGCAGTTGCTATTAATGATTTTCTTGGCAAGAGCAATTTAGAGACTTACATTGTTCATGTTGAGTTTCCTGAATATTCTGATATTCAACTTTCAAGTTCAAGCGGCCCAAATGAAGATTTGGACAGTTGGTACAGGTCATTTCTGCCAACAACATTTGCAAGCTCGAATGAAGCACCACAAATTGTTCATTCATATCACAATGTCTTCAAAGGTTTCGCTGCAAAATTATCGGCTGAGGATGTGAAAACGATGGAGAAGAAGCCTGGTTTCATATCTGCTCAGCCTCAAATGTTACTATCTTTGCACACTACCCACAGTCCTAATTTTTTGGGGTTGCATCAGAATGTGGGATTTTGGAATGAATCGAATTACGGTAAGGGGGTCATCATTGGAGTCTTGGACTCTGGAATTGCACCGGACCATCCATCATTTAGTGATGAAGGAATGCCTCCACCACCTGCTAAATGGAAGGGAAAGTGCCAATTCAATACTTCAGCATGCAATAACAaattgattggagcaagatttttCAGCGATGGAAATGGTTCGCCAATGGATGAGGATGGTCATGGTACTCACACTGCAGGCACTGCTGCTGGAAACTATGTGAAGGGTGCTAATGTTTTCGGAAATGCTAATGGCACTGCTGTTGGTGTTGCGCCTCTAGCTCACTTGGCAATTTACAAAGTGTGCTCCCCTGGTTGTTCGGAGAGTGACATATTGGCTGCGATGGATGCTGCCATACATGATGGAGTTGACATCCTTTCCCTCTCCCTCCAAGGAGGATCAGGCCCATTTTACGCTGACAATATTGCTATGGGTGCATATAGTGCAATggaaaagggcatttttgtcagCTGCTCTGCTGGAAATAGCGGTCCTTTTAATCGCTCTTTATCAAATGAAGCCCCGTGGATTCTCACTGTTGGTGCAAGCACCATTGATAGGAAAATCAGGACAAGTGCCAAGCTTGGAAACAATGAGGAATTCAATGGCGAGTCGCTTTATCAGCCTAAGGATTTTCCTCCGGCATTGTTCCCTCTGTACTATACTGGCATGAACCAGAGCGATTTTAACTCTGGATATTGTGGCTCAGGATTATTGAACGACACTGGAGTCCTGGGGAAAATAGTGGTGTGTGACAATGGTGGCGGAGTATCACGAATTGCGAAGGGACAAAATATCAAGAGTTCTGGTGGTGTCGGTATGATCCTTATTAACCAATTGTCACAAGGATATGCAACATCAGCTGATGCTCATGTCCTTCCTGCAACACATTTAAGTTATACTGATGGAGTAAAGGTTTTGGCCTACATAAACTCGACAAAATCACCCATGGGTTCGATCTCGTTTAAAGGGACTATTATTGGAGACCATCAAGCTCCATtggttgctgcattttcttctaGAGGTCCAAGCAGGACAAGTCCTGGTATTCTGAAGCCTGATATTATTGGCCCTGGTGTCAACATTCTTGCAGCCTGGCATCGCTCTGTCGAAAACAACAGCAACACAAAAGCCACTTTTAACGTAATCTCTGGGACATCAATGTCTTGTCCTCATCTCAGTGGTGTTGCCGCACTTCTCAAAAGTGTGCACCCGGATTGGTCTCCAGCTGCAATTAAGTCTGCGATCATGACTACAGCTGATATTGTGAACCTGGCCAAGAATCCAATTGAGGATCAAACGCTCCTTCCTGCTAACGTCTTTGCCACTGGCTCAGGCCATGTGAACCCCGCTAAAGCAAACAATCCAGGGCTGATTTATGACATCGAACCGAAAGATTACATCCCTTATTTGTGCGGATTGAATTACACAAACAGGGAGGTTAGTCACCTTGTACAACGCAAGGTGAACTGCACGGCAGAATCAAGCATTCCTGAAGCACAACTGAACTACCCTTCATTTTCAATCGTTTTTGGATCCAGTATTCAGAAGTATACGAGGATGGTTACCAATGTGGGTGAGGCTAAATCGGTTTACACAGTTAAGGTTGCTCCGCCAGCAGGGGTCAATGTTACAGTCAAACCCAATACACTTAGTTTCTCAGAGGTGAACCAAAAATTGACATATGAAGTCACATTTAGCCTATTAGCATCTTCTGCTAACAATACAGTATCTCAAGGTTCCCTTGCATGGACTTCAGCAAAGTACTCAGTCAGGAGCCcaattgtagcactttttggaGCAACGCAGAGGTTCTAGCAGCATGGGGGGATGGCATTGAACTGTTGCCGTCGTCTCCGGCATCACGAGTGTaaattttttcttgttgaattctacTAGTAATTCTTTGTGCCTGAGTTGTAATCCAGGCTTGCTTGAATAAGTGATTGATTGATATCTGACATACATGTATTCTATTTTCTTGATACTGATTCTAAGATAAGTTGCTCCAAGAATGTGTACAAAGTTCTAATCTTCATTAATTGACAATCTGAGATGGAGTATTTGTTTAAATCATGCTGCACCACGCTCTGAACTAAATGTCCTTTACTTATTTCCTTCAGGTCTCTGAACCAAATGTGTAATTCCTGACTGTATTAGAAGAGAAATTACCTACTACCAGTTTTACTTATTACCATCTGTTTGGAAAGCTTTGCTATCATACAACAGTAAAAATAACTGGAACTTTCTAGCGAATTAACAAACTTTACCACTCCTATAGTACCAAATATATTAGGGTAAAATACACTTTACCTCTCTCTGCAATTTAGTGATTTTTCATATAACTCCCTGTAGTTTCAAAACTATACATAAGCCTCTCATAGTTTGTATTAAAGTGTCGATGTGACGGAAATATCTAAAGAAATGTCGAGAATATTcttgtttaaaaactaaaatgactgaagtgaccaaaatatataaacttaATATGCATGACATTTTAATCTCTCATGGTTTTATGTTTTAGTACATAACCACTTATAGTTTAGTgatttaccatataacccccttatggtttttaaaatatataccTAACTCTTGTGTagttaattaataatttttaactttaaaagggatacttttgacattttagttgaTTTCGTTATGGAATGCAAATTCCATGACTTTGACACTTTAGATCAAATTATGAGGTGATTAGATATAGTTTTTCAAACCACAAGGGAGTTATGTGAAAAAGCGCTAAACCATAGGAGAGGTAAAGTATATTTTACCCAATATATTAGAAACTTATTACCTATAttcaaaattattgaaattCAATGCTCGAATACCCTAAAACCGATTCCAACTCTCCATACCGCTTTCCAGTTATCGGATCAAATCCAAATGTCTCCAGTTTATTTTCCAAACCTTCTGTCAAGATCTGTTTGAACTTCAAACAAAGTCCCAAAGCGTGATTCTGCAattattcccttttttttttttctaatgtgAATTCACTGAAGTCCCCTCCATTTGTCCATGGATTCTAGAATAGTATGAGATGGCTAGATGTTGTAATCTATCAAAATTGGCGCCTCAAGTTACGGTCTCTAGCAGTCCCGCTTTGTGGAGGGCATTTTATGTTCCAGGGCAGCGAAAGAGTTTCTGGACAGCAACTTTATACGTTTTCCAGTCAGAATAAACAACTTTATATGACCCATAATATAATGTTTCCCTTAAACATGCATCTGCTGAATCCGTGCAATTGGAGAGGAAGGACAAGTAATGTCTGAATTGCCTTGGGCTTAAATCTTCttagggagaaagaaaaaaaaaagaaaaagaaaaaaagagagataggGAGAAAGAATAGTTATGGTCAGCAATTTGAGCGACCAGTTCCTGCCGTCAGTTCTTCACAACTAAAACCTACCCCAAGTCAAACCCTTTATACCGAATAATTCATGCTTGTTTGTGAGGTCAAATCTTTGATGATATCAGTTATACTAAACAAGCTGTTGCAGGAATAGTCAACTTGGCAAACTTGCCGTTGTGGAAGATTAGTTCTCCTTGTGCCAAGTCAAGATGACGCGAGTTTTGACATAGTTACATTAACCATTTCAACCTTATAATCTCCTCCGGATGAATTTAACAGTAGCTAATCTTGCATGATGCAGGTAATCAAACGCCGAGTTGCAAAATGACATATATTTTCTTCACTTGAAAATTAGCGCTTTTTTGCTCTCTGTGTGTATATGTATacttttggattgctattttttgacatttttttagaaaaatatacaGTAACAatttaatgtatgtgagataagaaaaatgaatgaaaaatgtgtttatgaaaaATGCAAGGATTTTTCGATAGCGAACTGCAATCCGAACACCAGCTTAAGATTTTATTTTCTGTCGATTGCCTATGGAAAATTTACCAAgaactttatttttaattaatttttcaaagcaTCAACAATAGAACTCCACCAACTAGCTCCTCATGTCTTGAATCCGATAATCAATTGATGAAGTGttttactaattaaattatacttCGTTATCAATCTACGCATAACTTTTAGTGGGCGAATTAAAACTAGATAGAAGAGCAATATATCCTACAGTAAATTGCATTCCGCCCAACAaagtgaaaaagaagaagaagaagaagaagaaattcagTGATAAACACAGTTTTTAAAATGATGaacattttaaaaattgaaactcTACTTAGGGTAGGCTCTCGAAAGCCTTTATGTTTACAATTTTTGCATTCTAGAAGTATTACTTTGTTGTCCACTTGAGACCAAATAAATGC
It includes:
- the LOC113704988 gene encoding subtilisin-like protease; amino-acid sequence: MGLTEILILISVLSFHSLAVAINDFLGKSNLETYIVHVEFPEYSDIQLSSSSGPNEDLDSWYRSFLPTTFASSNEAPQIVHSYHNVFKGFAAKLSAEDVKTMEKKPGFISAQPQMLLSLHTTHSPNFLGLHQNVGFWNESNYGKGVIIGVLDSGIAPDHPSFSDEGMPPPPAKWKGKCQFNTSACNNKLIGARFFSDGNGSPMDEDGHGTHTAGTAAGNYVKGANVFGNANGTAVGVAPLAHLAIYKVCSPGCSESDILAAMDAAIHDGVDILSLSLQGGSGPFYADNIAMGAYSAMEKGIFVSCSAGNSGPFNRSLSNEAPWILTVGASTIDRKIRTSAKLGNNEEFNGESLYQPKDFPPALFPLYYTGMNQSDFNSGYCGSGLLNDTGVLGKIVVCDNGGGVSRIAKGQNIKSSGGVGMILINQLSQGYATSADAHVLPATHLSYTDGVKVLAYINSTKSPMGSISFKGTIIGDHQAPLVAAFSSRGPSRTSPGILKPDIIGPGVNILAAWHRSVENNSNTKATFNVISGTSMSCPHLSGVAALLKSVHPDWSPAAIKSAIMTTADIVNLAKNPIEDQTLLPANVFATGSGHVNPAKANNPGLIYDIEPKDYIPYLCGLNYTNREVSHLVQRKVNCTAESSIPEAQLNYPSFSIVFGSSIQKYTRMVTNVGEAKSVYTVKVAPPAGVNVTVKPNTLSFSEVNQKLTYEVTFSLLASSANNTVSQGSLAWTSAKYSVRSPIVALFGATQRF
- the LOC113702662 gene encoding copper chaperone for superoxide dismutase, chloroplastic codes for the protein MAFLRSMLTPKTAAIASAAAFVSSLPSSSSSHSSSQFPGFLSKTLNSGSIPLSWKDNLGPFRLGVVKSLAASKMEPPSSNHKPSSSIQNGAFLPELLTEYMVDMSCEGCVEAVKNKLQTVAGVKNVEVDLTNQVVRVLGTSPVKTMTDALEQTGRKARLIGQGSPDDYLVSAAVSEFKGPLVFGIVRFAQVNMELARIEANFNGLSPGKHGWSINEFGDLTGGAASTGKVYNPANSADKEPLGDLGTLEFDEKGDAFFSGGKQNLRVLDLIGRSVVVYETEDKSDPGLVAAVIARSAGVGENYKKLCTCDGTTIWEA